CGATTCCTCTTAACTCTGTACTGTTTGGTTAGAGACTGCACAAAGCATGTAAATCTTAATATCATGCCCACAGATTCTGCTTGTGTACTTTGGCAAGACTCCTCATCTACAGAAACCACTATTGATAAATGGTGGCATTGGCTGGGCTATTTTAAAACTCTTAACCTATTTGTGTAAAATGAAAGAATAACAGATGAATTATGCGTGTGTGGACCAGATTTACAGATAGAACGGGTTATGCATTCCAGAAAAAATACTAAATCTTACCGCAAAAGTGGAGATGCAAGTGATGATGACTGGTTATTATATTCTCTGTGTGTGCACAATAGCCCGTCTCATCAGTCGTTTAAACATACCAATTCTATAACTGAAATAGAGGGAACACTGTGTTATGACACACTTATATAATTTACAGGGTCAGTGGACCACATCTGGAGAACAGGCTGAAAAAAAAGATGTGGCTCAGATTAACGGTTTACGTAAATGTCACTGCCTTCCACAAACCCTTGACCTGGTCAGATTTATTCACAGAAGAGAATCTAGCAAAACAGATTCACCCGATTACCAATCTTGACCAGATTAATAACATTAATCGTCATTTGCAGGTAGCAGAATATTTTTGCACATCTGTTCAACCATTCCATAAACAGGAACTTTAATCTCGTGTGCACAGCCATTTTACCGAATACATTTATCATTTTTCACCATTTTACGTTTTCCTCATCATTACTGATTAGGATTAAGAGTTAATCTGTTTCGCTATGATGAGATTATGAGCCAGCTGTGTAGTAATTTTCCATTGATAGAAAGCGGTCGAGTGTTTAATCTAATCTGACTTGAATGGACGGGCTCGCGCTTCCGTTTGCATCGCCCTCTTTCGGCCGAAGCGTAGGATCTAGGGATCCCGTGTCGTCACATTTGGCAAGTCTCCTCGGTTACTCGAGTGATGTCAGAGCCTCGCCTCCACAACCACGTGTTCCGTATAAAAGTACCAGTCCAGCGCTGGAGGTGGAAGACAGTAGCGCTGACCACCCGACAGCCTGGCATCTCCATCCAGTAGTGCGCTTCGACAAGCGGTTTGCTGCTGGGAGATCAACGCGCTCTGAAGGAATACATTCCTCCTGTGGATTTATACTTCTTCTTATATTAGTGATGGCAGTTACTCAGGCTGGATGTGACTTGACATATTGCAAGATGAGAGGAATCGTGTCTGTTCTTGCCGGTATGTCTCCACAGATTGCGTTTATTTGGTTATGTGTTTGGGGAAAGCATGCAATCTTTTAGAAATGTAACGAGAGAAATGtgatagatgtttttttttttgtgagcatcaattttttttgtcaaatttttgcattttattattatgatgatgatgattatgatgattaaaTTAAAAAGATATGATTATTCTATGACTATTTAGCTAGTcacattttaacaataataataatgtaataattttaataaatataacgtaataatttaaataaatataaatataatatttttatttggtttgtttaATTTTCGTGTAATGTTTCATTAAACTGTGGTCGGTGAGAGAGATTGAAATGATCAATTGTCGTTTTAGATATACATCGGTTCTTTGTACAGCCATATGATGAGCACTGCGGGCTGTTGTGTAACACTGACACTGTTCTTTACATTAAACAACGTTCACGCGCACGCTGAGTCGCAACATGTATTAAAAACACCATTTCTGGCAAAGACACGACGTTCTAATGACTATTTTGTCGATAACCTTCAGCGTTTTGAAGGGTTTCCCTTCTCATGTGGTAAATATATTCAGTTCAAATGCAGGGTGTTAGTGACGTCAGCTGTGGATTTCCTTCTGacgtaaatgtttttttttcttccattttagCTTTTATTAAAGAAAGGAAGATGGGCTTGAACGACTTCATCCAAAGGCTTGTGTCCAACCCTCCCATCTGTCAACagtaagtaaataatatttaataatacacatGGGGAAATGCAATTGTGTTATAGCCTACTTTTACAATACAGATATGTGAACTGGGGGACAAAACATTATCAAATTAGAGTAATTTCTATGTATCAAGATAGTCATTTAGTTCATTTCCAGCATTCATTCACCAAGGCAGCAGTGTGgcccattgtttatttatatacaccTTCATTGAGGTGACTGTACTAGAGGATGTAATCCCATCATCTGAGTTTGGCTGTACATTCCGATGGCTAATTGTATAGGTTAATCTGTACCGGCAAGATAAAGCCAAGCACCAGAATAGTGCTCCACGAAAAGCAGCTGTTCGGGCCGCCTCTTGGCTTCAGTAAGCACCTTTGAGAAAATCCTTAATGTCCCCTAGACTAGGATAAGGGACTAATTCAATTAAGCACGGCCCATTAGAGTCATTCAGGTCGGACTAATGGAAAAATTCTCACAGCGTCACCCTCCATATGCTCCATTTCCGTTGGAAGATGCTAGTATTTTTCCAATTGAATTGACAGTATTGTTTTTATGGTTGCAAACTATTTCAGAAATGTATCATAGATTTGATATCTAGTTTGCTAGTGTTGTATAATTGAATAGCCATGCACTGATGTAAGGTCAAAAACCTCAGAAATTATGATTTCCCAACAAATGGCCCCTCATAAACATCAACAATACTGCCATCTATCTGCCTGCAAAGCCATTACAGGAAATAATACTTTAAAGGAATGTTCTGGATTACATAATTGTTaaagagggatagttcacccaaaaaaaatgaGAATTTTAATTTACTCTACGTCAAGTAGTTCCAAACTTGCATACATGTTTATTTCAAAAGACATGCTGGTAACCACACAGATGCTGGTCCCACTTCCAGATTAGAGGGATAAACACTATGAAAGACATTGGGGAAACCTGTTGGTTactcacattcttcaaaatgtcaagATGGCCACGTAGACTTCCTGTATAACTGACAATCtggaattattttctttttcttagtgCTGATGTTGGTTCCTTCCTAAAAATTGATGAGAACCAGAATGAGGAGCTGGATGAGAGTCTCCTGTGTTTGACCCATCCTAGGAGCTCTTTGGCTGAAGAGACTCAGTACGTACTATTTCCCTTCTTTGATTCTCAAGCTTTTGTTTATTTGGATTTCAGCCATTCAGGTCACTTGGTGTTTGCAtaactaatgttatttaatttcctTAACAGGATCAAACCCTCAGATTTTGACTACTTAAAGATCATCGGCAAGGGGAGCTTTGGGAAGGTGTGTATAAGTATTATTCATACAGTGAAGATGCCAACATTTATATCATAATCAAGAGTGAGAGTGCTAATGGGATCTTATGCCACAGGTTCTGCTTGCGCGGCACAAGGAAAACGAACTCTACTATGCTGTGAAGGTGCTTCAGAAGAAAATCATTATGAAAAAGAAAGAGGTAAGACCTAATGCAGTGCTCACACTGATGTGGAAACAATTTGTGACAAATATAACATTCAAACCTAAAACTGTTTTTCAGCAAAAGCATATCATGGCGGAAAGGAGTGTACTAATGAAAAATATCAAACATCCATTCCTGGTGGGTCTGCACTACTCCTTCCAAACTACAGACAAACTGTATTTCGTGCTAGACTACGTCAATGGAGGCGAGGTTAGTAAACATCCCATCCACACTCTTATATAGCCCAAAAGATGTCACATCCACCTCTAACTGCATTCATGAACTCATGGTATGTTTATCTCCTACAGCTGTTTTACCACCTCCAGCGAGAGAGAGTGTTTTTGGAGCCCAGAGCGAGGTTTTATGCTGCTGAAATCGCTAGTGCACTTGGTTACCTCCACTCACTGCACATAGTTTACAGGTATGTGATTGCCAGCAGTGACCCCTAGTGGAGACGTTGTTGAAGTGCACCCTCATTTTGGTTTATTATGAATCGTAACCAtggtgtctgtttttttttttcctcacagaGACTTAAAGCCAGAGAACATCCTCTTGGACTCTCAGGGCCACATTGTGCTGACAGATTTCGGTCTATGCAAAGAGGGACTGGAACCCAACGGCACAACCACAACATTCTGTGGAACTCCTGAGGTAAGCCATTCCCATTCATGAAAAACACTTATAGACTAAAGTTAATTGTACTGAATGTGCCCTGCTAGTGggctaataataaaaaaggacaCTTCAAAGCCCCTTTatacttaaaatagtttttaaagcacacattttaataatgtaatttgaaagtacttttaattatatttatctcATTTATTTAATGATCTTTTGTTGTGCTTTTGACTTGATTATAACTTTGAATCTTAAAATTAAAActcataataatgtaatgttactaAATATATGttactatatataatatttcagtttttcagtgtttttgatATCTCTTCCTCCTTTTCTCCACAGTACCTAGCACCTGAGGTACTCCAGAAACAGGCCTATGATCGTACAGTAGACTGGTGGTGTCTGGGATCAGTACTGTTTGAGATGCTGTATGGACTGGTAAGTAGACTTATACATCTTTTGCCAGAACAGTGATAACATCAGCTGTAGCAGtgtgaattaatttgaattaaacacTGTGTATGTTTTTCTAGCCTCCATTCTACAGTCGCAACACAGCTGAGATGTACAACAACATCCTACACAAGCCTCTTGTCCTGAAGCCTAATGTGTCCAATGCTGGCCGTGACCTGCTAGAGGGCTTGCTGCACAAAGACCGTACCAAGAGACTGGGGTCCAAGGATGATTTTGTAAGTGGAACATCACACAGTGGCACCACCTCTATATGGTTTGTTTCACTAAGACTGAGATTCTAAAAcaaagttttgtttatttgtagctGGAATTGAAGTTTCACAGCTTCTTCTCTCCCATCAACTGGGACGATCTCATGGCCAAAAGGATTGTGCCTCCATTCGTTCCTACAGTGGTAAGTTAACATTTGACATTGTTGAATACTTGATTATAATTGTAAATCAAGTGTGTTATTCagtattaattttaaaattactaTGTTTTAATTGCAAATTttacaaatgtgttttaaataatgaataacaaACTAGAACAAGAATAAGATTAAGGCAAGACACAAGACACATGTAACTAATAACACATATCATCATCATAATACATTTCCtagttaattaatcatttttttctgcCGAATCATATTGTTTTActatattacttattttaatgtaattgaaACTATATGCTTAAATACGCAAACTTAGATTTATCTAAGTGACTtttcattaatttgcatacatttcatgAATCTGAATATTTGTTAAGGCCAGATTCCAAATTCTTGTTTCATTTTGTTCGAGCCAGTTTCttactaaaaatattttagatttcttttttaattccatAAACAACAAAATCCTTTCATGGgggaataataatttttaaaaagttaaaattgtgagataaaaactCCAAACTGCAACTggaaaaatctacattttaagATGAAAACTGTTAGTATTTCTGAATATGTTTAGTATTCAAAACCAaagatacaaatatataaaatactataaagtTAACACTCATTTAATTTCCTCTTGTCTGAAAAATTATTAGAACAAATACCTCATAATCTCTAAATGTTTTACATGTTTTCTCtgtagtgtcttgccttaaaattTACTTTAGTTTAATAAATTTCAATACAGTGATAACATTGAGATGAATCATTTTGATTGTATCTCTAATAAATGATCTCTTTTGTACAGACTGGTCCTACTGACCTCCGGCACTTTGATCCAGAGTTCACCCACCTCCCCGTGTCGACCTCCCTATGCAACACCGATAACCTGCACGTGACCAGCAGCGTCCGAGAAGCAGCCGGAGCGTTCCCTGGTTTTTCCTACGGTCCTCCATCTGAGGCCTTCCAGTAATGGCACCTTCCATGACACCTTCCATTCCAGCATCAACAGAAGCATTGTGATAGAAGAAGGACCACAGGACGGTACACTTAGCTCTTCCAATTTATTTGCATGTACGATCTGACAGCACAAATGGACACTCGTGCATGTCTGAGATGAATGTGGAACACTGTAGGAAAGAGACTACAAAAATAACTTCCAGAAAACATGAATCGTGTGCCAACGGATGCAGAGAGGACCTGAGCTCCTCACGAAAGAGCTTAGAAGTGCCTGAGAGATTATTTGTGGgggaaacaaacaagcaaatttcTATGAAACAGACTACGGTTTTTGCCAGAGATGAAGATGGCACCAGCTATTGGGCGAAATGCCTTCTGTGATCGTTACATTTGATCAAATTGTCATTGgatgatgttttatttaattgtatttttcatgCATCATTGCACAGTGGAGGTGAAGGATCAAGAAAAGTACTAAATATATGGATAGTCATAAAAAAAGGGGGTTGTTATGTCATCAACCCCCATCGGTACACAGGATACACAGGCTGTCCGACTCAAATATCAATACATTTTTAGAGCATATGTTTAATATCTTCTTCCTCTTgacaaatgttaatttaataactgcattatttatcattttagtgTGGTTTGGATTAACTCTACTTAAAACTTTGTGAACGGTGGTAAGACATTAGGTTTATATTAGAAGACAAACTAGTTTAGATTATGCAACCAAAAGGATTTTATCTCTGACTATCTGTCTGAATCAATAGAAGACATCCTGTGTTCCTCCTAAAATGAATGTTTTGTCTTACAAGtactttctttccttttcttttctccAATGCCAGCACTTTTACAAAATATGCCAGACACTGTGTTTCTTGGAAAGTCATGCTCTTTTTATCATACAGGTAGTGAGATGgatgtatattttatacattgtTGTTATCTGAAGCGATTGTTGTCTACTGCAAAAACAGCATGTTGATTAGATTGTACTGAAACCATTTGCATCATGTACAGATGTTATATATATAGTAGTCCAGAAGGAACTGTGTCTTTATTTTGTTCAAATTGTGCCTGTTCAGCTAATTTATGTATGTTGTGATACATTTCCACATGTGTCTATCATTCCTGTCTGTATCATTGTGGGTTGGACAGGGATATGAAATGCTGTGCAATAGAAATGATGAGCAATTTGTCATCGTTGGGACGATTGAGCGGTATCGGCTTAATGAAGGAGAGAGGTTTGGATGCCCTCATGAAAAGCATCcctattttaattgtaatatatttcatatcattGGACCAATAATGTGCTATACGTTGTTCTTTAGATAACTATGAACATGGCAATATGGATAAAGtttattttcttccatttttggaagtcattcatatatatatatatggttttatatttttccatgtatatttatttacatgtcaCATGTTTTACCTCTAATGATCAGAGTGTTAAATTCTTAGAATGATGAAATGTTGGACAATGATATATATGAAtgctaataaatatttaataataaatctgtataTTTTTCGTTGTACTTTTTCTATTGCAAATCATTGGATGTTTTGATATTCTGAAAATGTGTCATGATTCTCATCATCCAGCATCTCTGTGGCCCTACAGAGGAATAATGAAAAGGATATATTAAGTTTTcacaaatttataaaatatatatatatatatatatatatatatatatatatatatatatatatatatatatatatatatatatatatatatatatatatatatatatgaaggtgTCATGCAACTTGATGCATGAAAATAGTAGTTTATGCTTGGTTAATGTGCAGCAGTGTTCTAATAAACACAAACTAAAACCACAGGGAGAAACAGCAAACCAAACAGAAAGCAATGGGAACAGAAAAACTCAATTCAAACAATAAATAGTAGCTTTAAATAGTTTAAGGTATGAACTAAACAAGGAGCAGGTGaagaaaatcaattaaataaaaagtatctgTGACAGTGAAAGACAATGGGAATAAAAaccatgacaacaacaacaaaaaaatacacagaaaCAATAATATACAAACTAGTAGTCTGTGAAAACTAAATGGAAGCCAAAAGTAAATGTGACAGCAGCAGACGTTGGTGGGCTGCTGGTCATGGAGTCCCTGTCTGTTGTGTTAATagcatttattccttcattttcctttaccTTAGTCTCTTATTtcaggtcaccacagcagaatgtcaatgtcagttttatttatatagcactattaaacacaaccaaaggttgaccaatgtgctgcacaatacaaatcacaaagagAAAGGTATAAAAttagctaaaacaaacaattctcactgaTAAAATGGCAATTCAAAAAGATAcgtttttaacctagatttaaaaacagacagagatgataCAGATCTAATACAGaagggcagagcattccacaaagTAGGAacagctactgcgaaagcacggttacccctgcatttcagcctcgacttaggaaTGCATAatagtctctggttagatgatcAAAGAGACTGACCAGGCTGATGTTCAGTCAACAGGTCTGACAGGTAAGAAGGAGCCAGGCCATTTAGTAattttaaaaaccaagagaagaattgagaccgccaaatattccagcatatgttttatgcaacgtatacccttccagccaaaacccattactgtgaaacacccacacGCTctcgcattctcacacacacacacacactcaaagactatggccaatttagttcattccaTTTACATAtacttggactgtgggggaacccagaGTAAagccacacgaacatggggagaacacgcaaactccacaaagaaatgccaattggcccagccaggaacaggcaaccttctttctgtgaggcgatagtggtcaccactgagccattgtgccactGTGTAAAAGCAAAAAGACAccaaatacatttacattcaaaAGAAAAAGAGTTTTaggatttataaagtattttttcctcacaaaagtagcatttcttattatataattagcatatattatataattagcatatatatatatatatatatatatatatatatatatatatatatatatatatatatatatatatatatatatatatatatatatatatatagtcacattgtaaatacaatataatacaatttaatacagTTTGTTGAAATCATGTTGGGATATTCCTGTGATGACCATCGAGGTTGAAGATCTATTCTCGTGTAGATCCCCAGTATGATCGAGCTTAACTTTATCCACATAGTTAGAATTGAAAATAATCCAACATCTTAAGTCAGTTTACTGTTCACAAAATGTAATTCTTTAATTATTCTCCTAATCTTGTTTAGTAATTCAACCAATTTAGGCAAAATACTGGAGAAAAATGATTCTCAGCAACACTCTAcagttttaagattttttttaggttTCAGATCAAACACTGCATGGAAACTGCTGTTCTAAATGTGGCGAATGATTTGTTGAGGATCGTAGATTAGGAGAAATGCTATTTTAGAACATCTTGATCTGGCTTATGACCCCATGGTGGATCATGTGATCTCCTTGACCGCTTAGGTCAGTGGGGTGAGAACTAGGAATTCTGGCCTTGTGTTAAAGCGGTAAAAGAAAGAACAGTTGCAGTGGAATTAGTGAGTTTATTTGTCCTTGTCCCCTTTGGGGTTCCTCGTGGTTCTGTTCTTGACCTAGTTCTTTTAAACATCCTTTGTAATAGATTTGTCAAAAACACATTGTTGTACCTCATTGTAATTACCATGCACAACATTTCCCACAATGGATAACACAGTCATATCTACTATTGTTCAAAATAGTCTTCTTAAATTAAAGATATATGGCTCTacattttcttcagcttaatGATTTAAAATTTGAAGTGGCAGTCTTTAATTGGTCAGTATTTTCAGTAGTTGCTTGACTGTCATTTATATTAATATCTTCACAGTAGTAGTAGCTAACAACCTACAAGTTATAAAcgtaattttaaaaagttataagtCATACCACAATCTAGATTGTCTATAAATTCGAATTAATAATTCGTTGTGTTGCTTCATTCAGCAGTCAACCCAAATGCAGTAATAACAAAGCATTGGCGAACGCCGGATTCTGCGCATGCGCGTTGCGAACTTTTTGCGACTTCCTGCCAAATAGTTGTCCCTAACAACAACGGCGCCCCACCGAGGGAATTTCACTTCAAGGGATCATAAAGTTTCCTAGAAAGTAGTACTTGGTGAAATGGTAAGACCTTCTTTCCTATTCGCGAGCGGTACCCTGTGCATTTGAGCCTTTTAATGAGCAGTTTAGTGTGAAATGCTAAGGTCAGCAAGCCGCGAGCTAAATAACACACGTTGGCTAACTGCTCAAACTGTGCTAAACGCTAACGTTACATCAATCCAACAAGCCCTGGGAAACATTTGTCTCCTATTTGGTATTATATATATCGACGCTGTTATGTTTGTTTACAAATATGATCACATTTAATGCGTGTCTTATATTGAACAGCGTTGCTTATTAACAAGCCAGTTTTGGAGAGAAACACTGGTCGTGTCTCTAACCACACCGACCATCCTACCCAGGCAGCACTTTTCGCCGTCATATGAGAAAAACGTTGTTTTTGTGATGAAATACTACAATAAAGGGAGTCTGAGAGCAGATGTGAGGTCCTCACCTTCACCGCTCAGCCGTCCTCCAGTCTCTGTGATTCACTGTATGTGTTCAGTGTCCTTCCATTGTGACGCTTCTGCTGTTGTGTTGTTTGATGGTAACGTTGCTGTGTTCTGTTCGCACGTTTTATACAGCAATTCCGGGAGTTGAGCTCCACTGACCTATATTTTTTATGACatagatgtttttaaaactaaaagtcTAAAGTAAATCGGTATTTAAAGAATTGTAAATTTCGAAACTCGCATGATCtcaatgtaaaaatattacacattatttGTTTGGGTTATTAAGACTTAAGTtcattcatccacacacacacacaaacactgatggtaaatacatttataatgttcaTAGGTATTAACTTTTAAGTAGATGTTTTCAGTACTGGCCAAAATACCCATGTTGGTGTAATAAATCTGTACATAAGGTTTACATAAGCACTAAGCTTCAAAGACTAAATGCACGTGTTTGTACGAAAGCtaaatttttgtttaatgcaCTCTGACTTCCAACAAGTCAaatgtgtttgttgttgttttagatcAGGGGTGCGCAACCCTTTTCCTGGAAATATACCTttctgcaaagttcagctccaaccctgatcaaacacattaaaactaattaattagGACCCGGACTGCACTTGATAGTTATAGGCAGGTGTTTTTGATAGGGGttacaactgaaatctgcaggaaggtagatctccaggaagaAGGTGGGTTTTTAGTTGTGTAAATAGCTAGTGACATTACACTTACACTAATTAGTGCACACTTACACTTGACtctgttttcattttttacattagtttattataTAAAAGCCAAACATGCTCCAAGGTTATAGCAAGGGTTTTGTTTATCTGCCTCAAACCCAGACCATCAACCTAGTTCATCTGATATGGGTTCACAGGAGGCGAACTTAAAGTCGTCTAGTTATGTTTAACatctatttacatttatttatttttaatctgaaaTGTGTTATTCTACAAATTAAATCAATGCGTTTAGCAAATGAATGTAAAGTAACTTAAAAGGAAATAACATCAGCAAATTTGTCAAATAATATTTGTGGTGTATAATTCCAAAATTAAAGAATTTGCCAAATAGTAAGGATTATAAAAAGGTTTAATAGATAAAGTGCAAAATAGAATAAAAGTGTTTTACACGCTGCAAAATTAACATaaagacaattttttaaaaacatataaaaatttatttaaagttgtcttttatttgcacttttatagcaaca
This DNA window, taken from Danio aesculapii chromosome 19, fDanAes4.1, whole genome shotgun sequence, encodes the following:
- the si:ch211-195b13.1 gene encoding STKc_SGK domain-containing protein produces the protein MAVTQAGCDLTYCKMRGIVSVLAAFIKERKMGLNDFIQRLVSNPPICQHADVGSFLKIDENQNEELDESLLCLTHPRSSLAEETQIKPSDFDYLKIIGKGSFGKVLLARHKENELYYAVKVLQKKIIMKKKEQKHIMAERSVLMKNIKHPFLVGLHYSFQTTDKLYFVLDYVNGGELFYHLQRERVFLEPRARFYAAEIASALGYLHSLHIVYRDLKPENILLDSQGHIVLTDFGLCKEGLEPNGTTTTFCGTPEYLAPEVLQKQAYDRTVDWWCLGSVLFEMLYGLPPFYSRNTAEMYNNILHKPLVLKPNVSNAGRDLLEGLLHKDRTKRLGSKDDFLELKFHSFFSPINWDDLMAKRIVPPFVPTVTGPTDLRHFDPEFTHLPVSTSLCNTDNLHVTSSVREAAGAFPGFSYGPPSEAFQ